Within the Alteromonas sp. M12 genome, the region CAAAGTAGTATAAAGCTTGTCTTCGTCGGATTCAGATTTTACAGACAGGGCAATGCCGCGCATGAGGGTCATTAAAACATCGGCTAGTTCTTCAGGGTTTTCGGATTCCAATTTTTGTAAACGGATTTTTATATTTGTTTGTATTTCTATTTGCTGTTTAGCGATTTCTTCTAGCAAAATTTTATTTCGACAAAAGAGGTTTCCTTGCAGAATTAAACAGCCGGATCTATGATTGTCGTTTAGGTAAAATTCTAAACTCATTTCAAGGCAATTCCTGAACATTTCACTGGGGCTTTCTGATTCTTTTAGGGTCTGTTCAAGTTTTCCTAAAAACTGATTTTTATACAGTGCTAAGGCGCGTAGAAAAAGTGACTCTTTATTTCCATAGGTAGCATAAATAGAAGTAGCGGTTGCATTTAATGTTGAGCACAATTCGGCTACTGATACATTTTCAAATCCGTACCTTTGAAAGAGTGTTAGGGCTCTTTTTAGGCCTTCGTTGGTATCTAGTTTTCTCGGCCTGCCTCGTGTCGAGGAACTATTTGTATCATTCATTACATAAATTAGCTAATTGCTAGGAATATTAATTGTATTAAACGCTACAAAAAGCTATTTTACAAGGCTTTCGAGATAAATAGGGAGGGTTTTTTATAAATGTCGTACAAGCAAGTGACGGGGTGTTAGGGGATTTAATGTAATCATCACTACAATAATCTATAAGGTTTTAAAATCGATTATTGTAGTGATTGATATAAAAATTGATAAGGCGCTTTTTCGGTGTCCTTAATCAGCGCTTAAAACGGTTTGTTTGTAAAGTTCTAAGGCGTGAATATTGTCTTTTTGCGCCTCTTTGATTTGCGCTAAAAGCAACACATCGCGACGTTCATTTGCAAGCTTAATGGCCTTGGAAAGGGCCTTTTCGGCAAGCATATAATCGCCAGAATTATACGCAAGTTGTCCTAGAGTTGAGAGTATATCAACATTGGAATCGTCCTTTTTAAGCCACCCTTCTAGCTGTTTAATTGCACCATTTGTTTGGGTATTTTTGAGCTGTCGATAGAGATTATACAGTACCGGTATTGGACCACTTTTCTGGCTATTCACTAAAATTGTTTGTGCTTCTTCATACATCTCTTGATCAATTAATTGTTGAGAATAAGCTGCAACTTGGCCGGATTCTTTGCGAACGCCTCTAGGTAAAGATTGCCATTTTTCCTTCAATTTTAATGCACCTTCTTTGCTGGCAATTTCTGCATATTCACCTTTTGATGCTTTTAATAACCAGTAATCGTATTCCTCTCCAAGTGGTTTTTTCCACTTTTTAACGTGCTCTTTTAATACCGTAAATTTCCCAGTTTGCTCTAGTGCTCTGGCCCACAATTTAATGATATTTGGATCTCGTTGGATCTTTTCTGAGGCTTCATTGATGTGTGTAAGTGCTTGCTCACCCTGATTTTCTAAGACCAAATCACGGATAAGGCATAGATTTGCGGCTAAAGCAGTTTTGTCTTTTTCTGCTGCTTCATACCATAACTCTCGAGCATCAACTTTGTTATTAAGCTGCGCTTCCACTTCGGCCAAAGCTAATAAGTTAATGCCGTCAAAATCTTCGTTACGTATTTTGTTTAGGGATTTTTTGGCTTCTAAAAAGTTTCCTTCTGCAAGTGAAATTAAGCCGTTGGTGAAAGCTTTTTGTTTACGTCTGCTGCTAAATCCGAACAACCAGTCTTGTGAGCCTGCTAAGATATCGATGAGCTTTTTAATCAGAATGATGGATAACCAAGTCACAAAAAACAAGCTAACAACTAAAACCACAAAGCCGAAAATGGAAACCTGATAAGTACCACTTTCAAGGGCGATTAGAAAATACCCTTGGTAATTAATTAGACTTGGGCCTGCGTACAAACCTACGATAATGAGGCCGATGATAATTAACAGCAGAATGATTTTTTTCATAGTTCAAACTTCCCGTTTGAGAATGCGTTGCTCATTCGGTTTTCTAGGATATCTTGCAATGGTTTTGCGGCATCAAGTTGCTGAGGATATTTACGCGCGACTTCCGTTTCTTCGAGATTACGTAACGCGTCTAACATGCCTGCCACTTCAGTGGTTTCAAGATCATAATGCTGAACAATTAATCCTATCGCCCGTTGTAAACTTTGTTTAAACAGAGTGTCTTGCTCTTTCATTATTGCCGTTTGCGCTTGCATTAATGCAAAACGTAACTGCTCTTTGGCTAGCCACTGTTGTTGTTGTGATAGTAAGGGTTCAACTGGTCCTTCATTGGCTTGATATTTAAAGTTGCTCTCAATATAGGCCCAAACTCTTGCCATTCCCGTGAGTTCTTCTGGCTCAAATCCCTTCACTTCCACTTCTGGTAGCGACAAGGGGAGGTTATTAACTTGTTGCACCATGCCTGATAACGACAAAGCGATAGAGGTTAATGAAACCTGATTGATCTGTTGAAGGTTTTGAATATCGCTGGCAATAAATTGTCTTACTGGTAGTAAAGACGGATCCGCTAAATCTTGTAATCGGCTATCTGCTGCTTGCAGCATAGCCACGGCAGTGCGGACATCATTTTCCAACCAAAGTTTTCGACCGGCCATTCGTACCAAATAATCTGCTTCTGCTAATAACCAATCAGCTGGACGACGGCCTGATACGTCTGCAAGATTTTTACTATTGGCTTGCGCTTGGGTCAATGCTTGGTTAGTTAATTCGTTTTGCTTGGCGATGGACTCTTCAAACTCTGTTTGTTGAGTACCTAACTGACGAGCTAATTGGTCAATTGTTCGACCTTGCTCTGAAATAGTTTCACTTTGCGCCGTCAAAGTTGCATTTTCATTATTTAACGTACTATTCCATTGTTGCCAAAACCAATAACCGGCAGCTGCAATAGCTAAGAGGCAAAGCAAATTAATTAATGTGACAAACCATAAAAATCCAGTTTTCGATTTACCTTTAGCTGGCGCATCTTTGCCTGGAGTGTTCTTAGATTTGGGCGTAAATGGCGGTTTTTCGCTTTTTGTTTCAACTTTAGCTTTGGGCTTCGGCTGTTCCTTTACTTCGACGTAGGACGCATTCTCGATTTCCAAGGCTTTCATTTCCTCTTCGAGGGCGGTGATTTTGTCTTTTTCCGTCATTTAGCGCTCCAAAAATTGATTGATTGCGTCTTTTAATTGCTCGTCACTTGCACCAGCACTGAGATATACCTGTTGTATACCTAGTTTAGTTGCATAATCGGCAAGACGCTGACTAACCATAATCCAAGGTGTAGATTTTAACCAATTTTGGTCAAATTTGTCCCATGCTGCTTGGATAATTTCGCCACTTGTAGCCACAATACATTGAATGTCTTGCTGCTGCCAAGCTTCTGTTTGCGAATAATTTACACATGGCAAACGATTATAGAGGTTGATATGTTCCACCTCAGCCCCTCGTTGTTGCAGTTCTGAGGGTAACATTTTGCGGCCGCCAACACCTTTTAGCAGAAATACTTTGTGGCTCGATAAATTTTGCAATTGTGGTAGCGACAATA harbors:
- a CDS encoding TetR/AcrR family transcriptional regulator, with the translated sequence MNDTNSSSTRGRPRKLDTNEGLKRALTLFQRYGFENVSVAELCSTLNATATSIYATYGNKESLFLRALALYKNQFLGKLEQTLKESESPSEMFRNCLEMSLEFYLNDNHRSGCLILQGNLFCRNKILLEEIAKQQIEIQTNIKIRLQKLESENPEELADVLMTLMRGIALSVKSESDEDKLYTTLEFFCTAFDC
- a CDS encoding heme biosynthesis HemY N-terminal domain-containing protein gives rise to the protein MKKIILLLIIIGLIIVGLYAGPSLINYQGYFLIALESGTYQVSIFGFVVLVVSLFFVTWLSIILIKKLIDILAGSQDWLFGFSSRRKQKAFTNGLISLAEGNFLEAKKSLNKIRNEDFDGINLLALAEVEAQLNNKVDARELWYEAAEKDKTALAANLCLIRDLVLENQGEQALTHINEASEKIQRDPNIIKLWARALEQTGKFTVLKEHVKKWKKPLGEEYDYWLLKASKGEYAEIASKEGALKLKEKWQSLPRGVRKESGQVAAYSQQLIDQEMYEEAQTILVNSQKSGPIPVLYNLYRQLKNTQTNGAIKQLEGWLKKDDSNVDILSTLGQLAYNSGDYMLAEKALSKAIKLANERRDVLLLAQIKEAQKDNIHALELYKQTVLSAD
- a CDS encoding uroporphyrinogen-III C-methyltransferase, whose translation is MTEKDKITALEEEMKALEIENASYVEVKEQPKPKAKVETKSEKPPFTPKSKNTPGKDAPAKGKSKTGFLWFVTLINLLCLLAIAAAGYWFWQQWNSTLNNENATLTAQSETISEQGRTIDQLARQLGTQQTEFEESIAKQNELTNQALTQAQANSKNLADVSGRRPADWLLAEADYLVRMAGRKLWLENDVRTAVAMLQAADSRLQDLADPSLLPVRQFIASDIQNLQQINQVSLTSIALSLSGMVQQVNNLPLSLPEVEVKGFEPEELTGMARVWAYIESNFKYQANEGPVEPLLSQQQQWLAKEQLRFALMQAQTAIMKEQDTLFKQSLQRAIGLIVQHYDLETTEVAGMLDALRNLEETEVARKYPQQLDAAKPLQDILENRMSNAFSNGKFEL
- a CDS encoding uroporphyrinogen-III synthase, with amino-acid sequence MSILLLRPKEKFEKSTRYLQQQGIRTVGVGLIEIDINQDNLQQFAQTILAMDAQQISRSKCIFVSTHAAEIVIEGVKDWPSELAVFAVGPSTGERLTQLTEQVIVPDMACSEGLLSLPQLQNLSSHKVFLLKGVGGRKMLPSELQQRGAEVEHINLYNRLPCVNYSQTEAWQQQDIQCIVATSGEIIQAAWDKFDQNWLKSTPWIMVSQRLADYATKLGIQQVYLSAGASDEQLKDAINQFLER